CCTCCCCCTGCAAATCGGTGCCCTTTTCTTCTCAGACTTATGGCTAAGAAAACTCCAGGCTAGTCCTGCACTGCTCTTAGAAAGCAAAGGACACTGTCTTCATAAAGGAAAGCAAGGTAGGCAGGCACAGGCCAGAGTAATGCTAATTATGTGGCAATCACTTGGTGGCCTGAATGTGTAGAATTGCTGGTATTTTTCACAATAGGGAGTCACCACAGATGATTACTTCCAAGTGCCCCCGGCAAATTCCCACACAAAAAGAGCCAAGCTAGGTGGCCATTCATGGTGCCCTATACTAGCTCTCCCAAGGTGTGTGAATTCACCCCAAGTTTTACTCAATATAGCCAGACAAAAATATAGTCAGGCCTTTCAGGCAGGTAAACGGCTCAGCTGTAGCAGAAGACTGGTTCCAACAGGCCCAGGCCCCACTGATTCAGTCCTTCATCCTACCCAGCCTCACACAGCTAAGATGGGATGCATCATTCCAGAAGACTCATTGTGGCCCCTAAGCAGAGTGACTATTTTGGAGGGCAGAAAAGTCCTGCAGTCAGAAAGGGAAGTTGATATCCAGTGGGGCACAGACTGATAGGCACCTCCTTTCCCACTCTTTCTTGCCTTGTGCCCTACACTTTCCAGACACCCAAAGCATTTCCCATCAAGGTGCCCCCACCCAAGCCCAAGCTACGTCCCCTCCCGTGCAGCCCTAGCTAGGGAACATGAAAGCCTTGATCCTCCCAAGCTCCAAGGCAGCCTGTGAGGGGCACTGCTTCAATGCCAGAGGTTCAGGCCAGTCTTTGCAGTTAGAGGACACAGGAAGAGGCCAACCCCAGCATGAGCAGCGGGTGCAGTGGGCAGCAAGTCCAAAGGGGGGCAACTGTGGAGCAGGGTGGGTGCAAACTGTGAGGTTGGCTGCCGCGCAGGAGGTGGATTGACTGCAGTGTGGACAAAGCAAGGGACTGGTGGGGGCTGGTGGTGGATAAGGTAACACATTAAGGACGCTGCCCCACAGGTAGAGTGCTGTAGCCATTACACCATTgcttcctggctgctgctgccgctgttgCTGCTTCTCTCCTTGAATGGTTCTGTTCTCTGCTCCTGTGCACGGAGAGCTGTTAGGTAGCACTAAGCCATGATCCAGATGCTGGATTGAAGAGGGGAGAGGCAGGTATGCAGCTAGAGCATCCCTGGTGCTGGCAAACTCAGTAGGACTGGCCCTTTTCACATGTATAGTGTGATGAACCACCGCAGTAGAAGCAAGGACAGCAGCAACACCTGTCAGGTACATCACACCTAGAATGCAAGCCAGCTGTGAAAAGAGATGACAAATGTCAGTATGCACCATGCCTTCTGCCACACCTGGAACAATCCACCTGAGATCACGTATAGATGAACTCAAGGAGATTCCTGTGAGATCCATTCAAAGGCTCACCCAGCCCAGTGTCCCACTTTCCCACAGCAGCAACCAGATATACACTGGTAAGAACACTGCCCTGAACACTGTCCTTTTCAAAGGCAGACACCTAGCACATGTGTGGATAGGAGGGTACAAGTTAGCAGAAGAATATGTTTTCATCCAGATTCCATCATTGGGTGAGACCAGATTGGCtgagcctttttaaaataaaaaatagtggcAGCCTGGTTGTGGAATCTCAACCCTGGGAAGACTGGCACACCTGTTTGCTTTTTCTATTCAATGAATACGTTAAAAACCTTTGATTCACTGATGTGTTAGGCTAGATGAATAAATGCTGCTAGCTCTGTTGCTTATCTTTTGGATTTTTATATCTGCTGTTGTTAGCCATGCTATGGTTGGTTTAGTTGCTTTGTATGTATCCAGCAGATTTTTTGTTTGACTGAGCTACTTAAAGGGCCTATATTGAAAAGCAGCCTAGAATAGAAAGGGTAAATGTGTTATTTACTAATTATCAGCCAACAGTATAACACTGCACAGAGGCATATCTGGTCCTATCtagtaagtctctctctctctctctctctctctctctctctctctctctctctctctctctctctctctctctctctctctctctcacacacacacacacacacacacacacacacacacacacacacacacacaaaccccatgCTCTGGCATTGAGAGTCTATTCATTCCCAGCATCACTGCACCCACATAAGATAGCTGCTCTCTGTTCCCCAACCCCCATCCCATTCAGTAAACTGGGCTTAGCTTGTCCTGCCTTACCTTTGCCACCTGCTGGTATAAATGCCCCAGTGCCTGCTGCCACACTGTTTGCTCCATTAAGACACACAGGTCAGTGTAAGTGAACCAGCCACGCCAGATGCCCTGCCTCTCAGCCACACTGCAGGaaaggaaataaggaaataaagTTCTTGTCTCAAGACCTTGTATCCTGGCAGCATTCTGCGCCATGAACAGGAAGCGTTTCCCTATTAAGAACTCACACAGATGCCCATTACTGCTATCCCCTATGCTGCAAAGCCACATAAAGAAGACAGCAAGCAGGATGATACAGTATGTTGGATAGCCCACTGCTTGGCAGCAGGGGTAGCTAAATGTGTTGTGTTCCAGAAGCTGCTCAATTCCAAACTCCCATGAGTCCTTGCCAGTGATCAGGGACTATGGCACCATTCCTGCCCTGGGGAACATTGTTAACATTAATGAAGCCAATCCAGGTATTTGAGAGGCATGTGGAAAGGTACTCTGAGGCCATGTTCAGCCTATTCATAATGGACAGCAGCAACTGCATAAACCCAGAAAGAACAGAGAACCTGAAAGACTCCTTCTATGCCAGCTGCAGAAGGACAATGCCATCCTGAAAAAGCAAAAATACTTACCATCCCTCCAGCCAGCTGAGCATTTCAAAAAGCTCCTTGGGATCTGTATAGAGGCTCCAATCCTATAGAAAGTAACAGGAATTATTAATCCAGGGAGCTAGAATTCTCTTCCTATGCACTCACTTGCAAGTTAACAAATCTTACTTGAATGATGCATGGAACACGTAATTACTCTATTGGGAGGGCAGATCCCTCTACAAGAAGATTAGGAGTGGGAAGGGTCAGAAAAGCCATATCACCACGCTACCCATACCTAAAAGGAAGAAGCTTCCCAAGCGTTCCAAGAAAAGTTGTTGGGGTAAGTTCACCCTTCTGAATATTTTTTCACTCAGCCCCCCTGCCTCAATCTGTCAACATTTCTACAACAGTGGCAATACTCAATGCCCACCCTGGTCAAGTGACAGAAATATTCAGGCACCAGGTTAAAACCAGTATTTTCTACACAAATTGTTttaatggatgggtttgatctggtgtagctgcatttttaaatagtACTGATCGTTTCGTCACTTCTCTCTATTATTGGTTGTACTAGTAAatctagatatatattttttgacattttaaagagTTTTATGACTTAATTGTTTAGTGAATTTATTTTTGTGAACCATACTATAGGCTGCTAagaaaagcagtatatacatGCTCTCACATCCTTCTAAACACAGTGACTGGTCTACATTCTGCTGAACTTCAGCTGAAAATTCCCCAGCAGCCCTCCCTTCTTGACATGGTACATGTACTGTAGCTGACTTACAATGGCACTGAGGAAATTCATCTCCAGTGTGTTCATGGTCTGTACGTCTACTTTGCCTGCGGCACCCCATTCATCATTgaagacctcctcctcttctccttcgtCATATAAGTATTTGCTGGCAACCATCTGAAAGCAACAGGAGAGACACCAAGAGAGTGGCAAAAGGTGAAGTTTCAATGGAGGTGGGACAGATACCCCTGCTTTCCTACTGGAATCAGTTGCCCCCTTTTAAGGATGGAGGAAAACCCAATCCTCAACTTACCAAGATTCCCAGGTAATAAGGAGAGAGGGATCTGCCAGTGTGAAGAACACCCTCAGTTTAACAGGCTAGACAGACAAGGAGCCAGCCATTCAAAAAAGGCAAATATCTGAAGTTTGGTAGGAGGGGGCCTATGGTAGGAAAACCTCTGACTTGtaatcaaaaagaaaaagcaagaagccaagttatggaggagcagggaagttaCATTGAAGTTTATGGCTCAGGGGAAGAGAAGACAACAGTTTCCATTTACAGAGGACCAGCTTATCCAAAGCACTTTGTATAAATTTCCTCATGGATCCTTATAAGCCATTAAGATCATGATAATATCAAATGGGAACCAGCACCTCAGAGATTAGCAGCTTGCTTAAAAGCCACCCAGTAAGTTCAGGGACATGGCAAAAAATTCAAATAGTATTTCATGAGCAGCATTCTTAGCAACTACAGTACATCACAGCACGTTCAAGATGGGGATCCACAGGCTCCTGTAGTTATATTGTAAGGAACGGAAGGCAAGCAAATGCTCTGAAGTGCTGGAGGTTCAAAATGGATATGGCAGCTGCATCGCCAAGTAAGATAGGAACCCCTTTTCCAGCATTAAAAGTGTATGCTCCTTGTGGCCGAGATCTTTGGGCCAGACAATCTCTTACTACTTAACCATTGCTTTCCCTGCTCCAAACCAACCCAGGCACCCACCATAGAGATCAAGAACAGGTCAGAGGAGGAAATCTGCTGTAGATATTCAGGATTGCGATGCCGAAGCCTCTCAATGTAAACCAGGGCCAACATCAGGGAGCAGGGGGAGATGCAAGCCTCCCTAGGATGAAAGGTTAAGAGACAACAGCTCAAGCACTCCATCATAATTTCATCTGTAAAGCAGATCACCTATACCCCAGAAACTTTTGGAGCTTGAAAATCCCACCTTAAAGAAATCAAGACTCTGCTCTTTCTTGGGGCCACTCTAGCTGTACAAACAAACCATCCTTAAACATCTATATGTCATATGTACTGCAAGTTGGATACTGCACAATCCCAACGTCTTTGTCTGCAGTCAAACGCCATACAGATTCACAAAAGATGAAGCACAGCTAAGGAGGCTTGAAAGTATTAATGAGAATGGATCAACTAAGTGCCATCAAGGTGCTGCAGGCATAGAAAATTCAtgtttgcacttgcaaaggctttGCAAGGACAGAGATCCTCCCTGCAACCAGGGGAAAACctcttaccctgtttctcatattttaagacatacccataaaataagccatagcaggattttaagcattcaaggaatataagccataccccgaaaataagacatagtgataggcgcagcagcaatgccagccgtggcaggaggaggaggaaaaaaataagacatcccttgaaaataagccatagtgggtttttttgaggaaaaaataaatataagacatgtcttataatatgagaaacacggtaggcttATATCCACCCTAGCACATTTTTCTATGAGCTCTCACTGAAGAGGCCACAGGCTGCTTTCTAATTGTCCTCAATTATCATTCAATTTCTTTCGTGAAGAAATTAGAACTTCCTCCACAACCACTCTAGGCAACAACCTCAAATTTCTTCCCACCTATTGCTGTTCCCAtaatgggagggtgtttcctAACTTAAGGcttccttctgccccccccaactgtttttttaatagaaaagctGATTTTGTACAAAGTTATTATGTTTATACGTATAACTTTATACAGTATTTCAATAATGCATATGCTGCCTTTTATCAGAATGATCCTCAAAGCAGCAGGGATGCAATTGCACAAATTGAaacattgtttaaaaaacaaccccgCCGACCCCAGCCCACAGAACAGGAAACAACTCTGTAATGTATGGGCAACAAAGAAATAGAAAATCATTTTGAGCCGTACCGGGAGACATGTGATACATATTTTTTCTGGAGTCTGCGAATCGGGCTGGGAGCAGCCTTCTGGAGCAATTCAACAGCAATATCTAGGAAGGAGAAAACAGCAGGGTTCAACTCAGTGCACATAACCCCTTGTCCCCAAGTCATTGTCATACTCTATAGTTTAGCACCATCTCTTTTTCAGCAGACATGACCTGCTTCCCTCTGTAGCCAACCTGGCAGAGAAAGGTGCTTGCAAATGGAAAACATGGGATAAAAATTGGAGTCttaccaggtgtgtgtgtgtgtgtgtgtgtgtgtgtgtgtgtgtgtgtgtgtcaatttcATCTCCAAAGATGCAACATCCATTTGgaaaaccatttttaaagcaaGGTTATGTCAACAAGAATATGACAGCTGGATAGAAAGACTAGACAGCTTGCCCTGGTTTCTCTCAGATCTGAACACACCTATCTGGAACTATATGAATATACAGTTGTCCTATTTGTCCTTGATGTTATTTGTCCCTGATAGCATTTGTATCATGCCCCATGTGTCTGTTCTTGCAGCTTGACAAGATCAACCATATATGCATTCATTCTAGCAATTCAAGGCCAACTTTGGACTTCCGCCTCTGAAATACTTGTCTCTTAGCAACCACAAGGAATCTACTGAGTCAGTCACTCAGAAGTTCATGCTGTATGTTAGTATCCATTATTCCCATCCTACccatacatacacaaacaaataataaaatcacaagCCACAGTTGCAAGATAGTttgagggtggggaacctctggaagCTCATACTAGAGATTAAAATGGGAATAAATCATTGTATACCATTCTGGTTATCTTACTAGAAGAGCAGAGTACACGTGAACGTTCATCAAATGGAGGAtgggatattttaaaaagtacaagAGGCCTACAGCAATTATAGAGGCGTTTAGGAACCAGAGGCCTATAGCAACCTGTCACTCTGGACTACAAGTTTCAGTATCCCTGATCACTGTCCATGCTGGCCACCACTCCCCGCCTTTCAGGGCAATTTTATATAAAGTGCTTGTTCCTAGCTATGAAGTATTCACACATATttgttctctcacacacagcagtTCTCTGGCACATGACTCAACATTCCACCACTTCAATGATCTGGGGTGTTGAATTGGACAACAATGCAGACAAATGAACAAAGCAGGAAATGAAGTAATTAACCATATTAGAGCCAAGCAGAATTATGTCAGAACAACACATTATAGCAACCAAACTTAGTGGTGGGGAAACGAGCAGTGCTTTTCCAGattgtgtgaaagagaaaaagagaggagcaAGAGGAGAAGAAAGATCTCAGCTCTGATAAACTTCTACCACAATCAATCAAAATGCCAAAAAGCGCAGATAGGAAAACAATACAGTCAAATTCTTAATGATTCCCCCCAGCTTGTACCCAATTAAATTGAATGTCGTTTGTACCGAGGatggaaaggtggtggtggtgtggagtGGAAAGTAAGGGAGCTTTTCACCCTTATCCCCTCCCCTTAAGACCCCTTTCAAAGCCAAACTCACCAGCAACTGGACTTGAGAGGTTATCAAGGGCACTTTCTTTATCCCAGCCATAGTAAAGTCGCTTGCGTACCCGGTCACTCAGCTGCTGGTGCCTgggaagaaactgagagaaaactgGGAAATGAGAGTGTGGTGCTGTGAACCTCCACCTTTCTCCCCGACCCAAGTCACACACAAAACCTCAGTCTCATAATTCAATGCATAAGGGTATAATTAGCACctgtaggagaaaacactgtaaTTATAAATATCTACCAACAAGCTTCCATTTTAGGCAGGGCAACCTAGTCATATAcgctaaccactgagctacagcaaaAAGGCATACCGTAAGAATCTGTTTAAAATCTCCAGGAAAGGAGACTCCAAAAAACCCATCCTATTTATTCCACCAGGTGCCCCCCTCTCTTTCTATTCCTACAAATCTGCACTGTTGCCCCAGGTTGCTTTACCTTCAACAACTCTGCTCAACAGTGTTCCTTCaatacagtatttgtttatttattcaagtTATAGGCTAGCCAAACCCATTccaaaaacagaaggaaaaaaatcCTTACCAAAGTTAAAAGTATCCTTCATACCACCCTATCCTGCTTAAATAGCAAGAAGCTGAAAACCCCAGTTTTCCCAGTTAAAATTGCCTAGGCCCCTCAATCTTcccttatattttgttttaaataaaagaactgcTGAAATTATTTGAATGCTTTTCACATCCTTCcttaaagttgtggccaaactgTATAGTACTGAGTGACATTTACATCTTTATGTCAAAAGAACATTCACTTTATAGGGTCAGAAATTCAGTAATATGGTTGGGACTTACTGGGGAAGCACCAACGGTACCCTTGTTACAAGGGCCACACTAAAGTGGCACGGTCTACATGCTTAGAATAATTACAGGCCTGCTTAATGTAGAaagggatttattattattattattattattattattattattattattattattattattacggagGAGGCTGGAAACACACCTCAGGGTGGACAATACCACCTTggatggtctagagcaggcatccccaaacttcggcccaccagatgctttggactacaattcccatcatccctgaccactggtcctgttagctagggatcatgggagttgtaggccaaaacatctggagggccgcagtttggggatgcctggtctagagagaaGTATCCCCTGACTCTGAGGCCATATATCATGTACATGGGAGAAAACAACAAGGAGGAAAAAGACAGCAAAGGTTTTTCTGGACTGCTACACATCCTCTTTTATTCCTGTAACAGGCTGCTCCCTCCAGACTTCTATGCTCCCTGGTCTGTGCCTGAATAGCATCCCTCAGCTCTGGGAATTTTTGTTCTTACCAGTTATTGTGGAGGATTTGCATCAACCAATACCAATTGttatgtgcagtgctttttttctaaagaaatgtttaggggtactcaagaaaaccaccattttatagttcaaatcgggggaaataaatacagcgaatggacaaaagtacaaagattcacaaaatgtttaggggtatgtgtacccccccccccgaaaaagcactggttatgtgGAAGCAGAGAACAGTAGGGGGGAAAGGGAATCCCACTGAGGATACAGGACTGAATGAGTGCCTGCTCTTttactttcctcctccccttttctcAGTGTTCCCCAGCCAAATGCAAGTTCAGTAGTAAAACCTATCAGATCTCTGATCTTATTCTAGTGTGCATTATTACTTGAACCATTGAAATATTTGGCTGGATTAAAGGCCAAACCCAGCACACATGCAAGTGTCCCAAACTGATCATTCTGTACAGCAACAGTAAAAGGATGACTGTAAAGTGACATTGACTTCCAAAAGAGCCTTCCACTTCTTTTGAAGTGAGCACTGACTCTGCCCCAATCCAGACTCCAAAGAGCTCTTCCTaacaatgtctactcagaggtagtTCCTGTTGAATGAGGCTTACTgctaggtaaatggggttaggactgTAGTGCTACTGAACTTAAATCTAGTGGATCAGAGATTTATTCACCTAGTTCCTTCAGCTCGCAAGTGTGTAGTTTATCTGTTCACATTAATGTATCCAAGGAGCTAATTAACCCCCTAGAGCTTGTTTTGGCCCAGCATTTGCTCTTACATCATTGACAGTGCTCCTTTCACCAACAAAAATATTACAGTTTTACCAAGAAAGCATAAAGCCAGGCATTGAGCAACTTGCTTTCCTTTATATTTTATGTCAACAACCAATCAACAGGCCCACGTACTGCCTGAAAACACAAAAGCCTATGAAGCTCATGCTTGCCACACACAGAAGTGCTACCGGTATTTCTAACATTCTTCACCAGTTCTTTTTTGTGCTGTTGTCTCATGCCTTTTCTTTATAGCCCTCCTTAATGACATTCTTCCTTTTGTCTCCTGGTTCTGTTTTCAGCATTTCCAAACACTCATTAATTACCCCTTGATTTCTCATGCTTCCCCAAacctgcaaccccagagtaaaTAGAGGGATGAAACCACAGGTCCTGAAGTGCCTTTTACAGCACTTGGATGCTGTAAAAACCTTAATATGTTTTGAAGTACAGTAACAATCAGAATGGATTTTCCTTCACCCTTTTAACCAAGTTAAGCAAGTCTGCATCCAATACTGCCAGGGAAGCCTGGCCCAAGCTTACTTTGAAGAAAGATTGGATAAAGTTGAGCAAATAAAGAATTAGCATGTTGTCATTTACAATATCAGTATGGCCCCTTTGGCATACCAACGTGCACCCTTCTAGGAGATCTGTCTGGACAGACTCTATAGTTCCCATACTCCTGTCATTAACAAACAGCCATCAATTGCACCACTATGTAAGTAacaagggatggggaatctgtggccctccagctgctgttagGACTACAGCTACCATAATTTCTGAATATTAGCATACTGActgaaactgatgggagttgcagtcccaacaacatctggaagtaaACAATGTGCGCTGAAAGCCAGGAAAAGACGGACCTCTTAAGATTGCCTATGCATATGCCATATCTACACCGAAGTAATAAATCCCAAGTTCCCACCGAGCCTGGGAGTAAACTGGGATGACAGCCCGCGCTTAGAGAGGTGCAGCAAAGCCCAATTATGGTGTCTTGAAGCTCAAGGCAACGGAGGGAAGGAATTGCCACAGAATGGCACCCGGTGGGTGTGGCCACCCAAAGAGCAAAATACAGAAGTCCTTCGCACCCGCCAAAGGAGAATGACAGACACCTCGCTGGCGGGCGGGGGAGAGGGGTCCCAATCAGCTGGCGAAGGCCGgcgcgtgcggggggggggagtgcggtTCAATCAGGCGACAGCAGCTCACCGTGAACTCCTGGAAGCCGCTCAGGGAGAAAGAGCCCTCCTCGTCCAACAGGAGCCCGTTCAGATCCATCCCGCCGCGCGTGAAAAGGGGCGTCAAGCGAGGCTGCCTTCTTGCTGCTGCCCCCGTTGGTAGGTAGGCAGGTGCCCGagtgggagctgcccagagagcAAGACGCCTCCTCCGCGGATAGCACcgcaaaaggaagaagaaagggctTGGCGCAGCCTTCCTCTTCCTGGGgcgagagaggagagagggagggagggaaggaggcgggCTTTTCTGCGGCCTCCGCTTTTAATAAGCCGAGCGCAAAGGAGGGCAAAAGGGTTGCTTTTAGGATGTGTCACCACGCGTGTGGCGCCTTCATCATCCCTCCGTCCGGTCGTGCCAACTCAGGTCGCACGCAGCCGAGATGGACGTCTCTGGCGGCAAGGGAAGCGGGacttggcttttttcttttttctttgcagggTGGGGATCCGCCTGCTGCAACCCGGCAACCCCTCTCAAACAGAACCGGAGGGATGGAAGTTTGACGGAAAATAGAAGTACTGGTTGTCCATAGGTATATATGCGACACTCGATTTCTCATCGTTGATATACTGGCCGCGAGggatgaacatagctgccaagttatcccttttttaagggatttccccttatgctgaataggcttcctcgcgagaaaagggaaaacttggcagctatggggatgaACACATCTATACGAAATAGTCCTTTGAGCGAGCGTGTCAAGAGGATGGATCCTGGCACATCACGATGCTATTTTTTCCTACACCTGTAATAAGAGAGTATTTCTTGTTTAGGcaagcaagcctatccagacatgtaacTTTATTTTGGACATTTATGTTAAAACTGCTGTTTTTATCTGTATTGTGATAAATGTTATGTCTGTTTGCTTTTAAAGTTTGATATTATCAGTActttaatatatacagtattttatattgttttatgtaatctgcttagaggtttttgttgaaaaagcaggat
The nucleotide sequence above comes from Zootoca vivipara chromosome 1, rZooViv1.1, whole genome shotgun sequence. Encoded proteins:
- the CNPPD1 gene encoding protein CNPPD1 gives rise to the protein MDLNGLLLDEEGSFSLSGFQEFTFLPRHQQLSDRVRKRLYYGWDKESALDNLSSPVADIAVELLQKAAPSPIRRLQKKYVSHVSREACISPCSLMLALVYIERLRHRNPEYLQQISSSDLFLISMMVASKYLYDEGEEEEVFNDEWGAAGKVDVQTMNTLEMNFLSAIDWSLYTDPKELFEMLSWLEGCVAERQGIWRGWFTYTDLCVLMEQTVWQQALGHLYQQVAKLACILGVMYLTGVAAVLASTAVVHHTIHVKRASPTEFASTRDALAAYLPLPSSIQHLDHGLVLPNSSPCTGAENRTIQGEKQQQRQQQPGSNGVMATALYLWGSVLNVLPYPPPAPTSPLLCPHCSQSTSCAAANLTVCTHPAPQLPPFGLAAHCTRCSCWGWPLPVSSNCKDWPEPLALKQCPSQAALELGRIKAFMFPS